In Leopardus geoffroyi isolate Oge1 chromosome D1, O.geoffroyi_Oge1_pat1.0, whole genome shotgun sequence, the genomic stretch tagagcagttttagttttACCACAAACTATAGGTCTGAATTTCCTTACCTACAAAGAAGGATGGTTTTgatgtttttatgtgttttgtacGTGACATGTGAGAATGCATCCATCCGTATAGATACACCCACCAGGAAAAGTGTGGTGAATAGAAACACCACACTTCTCTGccaaacctactttaaaaatataagatttcATGCAACTCACAAAGTTCTCTAGCACCTCAAAGAACATGTCTGCGCTATGTTCACATTAAGTGCAGAAGGGGAAATAATCATCTGCATGAGAGGTTGCATTCTATATAATTACTGCAACTATCACAATTTCCTTCTAAAGTGGAAAAATAAGAAGATAATATTAAgaaaccaggggctcctgggtggtttagtcggttaggcatctgacttcagctcaggtcatgatctctgtgagttcgaaccccgtgtcgggctctgtgctgacagctcagagcctggagcctgctttggattctgtgtctccctctctctgcccctcccctgttcatgactctgtctgtctgtctgtctgtctctgtctctgtctctctctctctctcaaaagtaaataaagatttagaaaaaagaaactaatttaattgctttttgtgaatattaaaatgataaaatcttacaaattactgttttcattaaattttatggCATGATCCTATAACATTCATTGAATAAATTATAGGCACACATAAATAACCTTATAACTTAAGATTATTTCTATctgcgtttatttatttttttgggggacagggagagacagagcatgaacgggggaggggcagagagagagagggagacacagaatcggaaacaggctccaggctctgagccatcagcccagagcctgacgcggggctcgaactcacggaccgtgagatcgtgacctggctgaagtcggacgcttaaccgactgcgccacccaggcgccccaagattatttCTATCTGAACAAATGTGCAGGTACACTGaacttattaattcatttaataacaTAATTTCTTATAAACAAATACTTcccattatatttaaaaatcagagggggcgcctgggtggctcagtcggttaagcatccgacttcagctcaggtcatcgcggtctgtgggttcgagcctcacgtcgggctctgtgctgacagctcagagcctggagcctgtttcggattctgtgtctccctctttctctgaccctcccttgttcatgctctctctctctctctctctctctgtctcaaaaataaataaatgttaaaacaaaatttaaaaatcagataatgACCATTTAAGATTAGATCATCTGTATTGCAGTATCTTTCTTAACATCTacaatgttaagaaagaaaaatgcaaataaacttATATTTGCATTTAGAATTGTCATATTACTAGTGATGTGAACTTAGGCACTTTAAataaaactgagacccagaagtAAACCCTCAGACAtttcttaggtttattttattgtattaggTAGGAGTGCTTGATTCAGTGCCTGGAAGCTAGTAGAAACCTGACCAggctttgtccttctttcttcAAGACTGATAAGCTTTTGAGAGCTCGGTGAATTAATCTTTAATTATatacaacaaacatttatataacAAACATATACATACCACTTGTTATCACAGGATATTTTTGTAAGCACTTCATAAATATTAACTCgtttcatctttaaaacaaaccaaTTAGTAGGGTCCTCTTATTTTCTAGAATTAGAAACGGAGTCACACAGTTTAAGCCGATTGTCCAAGGGGTCGTAGTTAATAAAGGATAGGCTTGGCATTCAAGCTCAGGCAGCCTTCCTTCCAGAATAGTTCTACCAAAGACACGCTGCTACCTTTGCTTGAGCTACACAAAGGTGTGTTTGAGGGTGTATTTGAACATAATTTCAGTGGACTGTCAAGGCTGCAGTGGCCTGAACCAGACTCTTTGGATCATGCTGACTTCCCAGAATTGGCCTGGGTTCTTGTAGAAAAAGTCAAGGTTAGCTGAACTACAGTCACATTTTTAGTTGATTGGGAAAGAATTACAAGAAATATCAGGAGGAGGAAGTTTGGATTTATTTACCCTCTTGTATTAAATTAAGCATTCGTTAtgcttattttcttaactttaacAGCTTTAAGGTTTCACAACTTTTATCCAAGGCTTTCCTTGAGGCATCTTTAACCTCTTTGTTCCTTAGACTATAGATCAGGGGGTTCAACATCGGGATCACCACCGTGTAAAATACAGACGCCATTTTGTCCGTGTCCAGGGAGTGATTTGATTTGGGCTGTAGGTACATAAAGATCAAGGTGCCATAGAAAATAGTGACAGTCACCATATGGGAGCCACAGGTGGACATGGCCTTGCGTCGCCCCTGAGTAGAGCGGATCCTTAAGATGGCAGCAATGATAAAGATGTAGGAGGTGAGAACAATGGAAGAGGAGCAGATCATATCAAAACCAGCAAAGGCAAAGATCAGAATTTCCTTCACGTGTGTGTCTGAGCAGGACAGAGCCAAGAGAGGAAGGTCATCACAGTAGAAATGGTTAATTACATTGGGGCCACAGTAAGTTAGATGGAAGGTGATAATGGTATGGAATAGGGCAACCAGAAAGCTGTATATATATGGAACTGCCACTAATTGAATGCAGAGTCTTTTTGACATCAGGGTTGAATAGTGCAGGGGACTACAGATGGCCACGTAGCGATCATAGGCCATAGAAGCCAACAGGAAACACTCGGTGATCATGAAGGTGAGAAAGCAGCCCAGTTGTGTTGCACAAGCATAGAAAGGAATAGTGTTGATTTCCACAACAAAATTCACCATCATCTTTGGTGTGATAGCAGAGGAGTAGCAAAGGTCAACAAAGGCCAAGTGACTGAGGAAATAGTACATAGGCGAGTGGAGTCGAGCATCAATCCTGATTAAAGTTATCAACCCCAGGTTGCCCAGCACTGTGACCAGATAGATGATGAAAAACACCACAAAGCATGGGGCCTGAAGCTCTGGCTGGTCTGTGATTCCCTGGAGAATGAATTCAGTGACGTGGGTGATATTGGTCTCAGCCATTTATTTAAGTGAATTTTACTGATTTCACTCCCAGTTGAAGAATAAAAATGGCACTTCTCATGGCCCCTGCCAATGTTGGCAAAAGGTGATCGCTGGTGTCTTCTTGCCTTGAATCGTGTTGTCTTGTGGGCAGAAAGTACACCTTATATCTTGGATAACATGCAGAGGACTCTTGGCTCAGGGAGAGGAGTCCTTTACTCTCACAATAGCCTTCTTAAATGTTGTTTTGCCttgtaattttagaaaatatggaaGGGTGCTGGTTAAAATTGTAATGCTACCTGAAAGAAAACACTTGAGACAATAAACACTAACATTTCAGCATTTTTGCTGCCCctatcttttctctgtatttataaatatggCAGCACAAAAATGTGTAACTCATAAATGAagctattttaacttttttcaacaTATTTGCATGTTTCCACAGGcttaaaaaacatcaaaataatctACTATGACTTACTTGCTTTCCTATATTCCTTCCTTCACTTACATAGGCTAAGTACTTGAGGCTgtagaaactagaagaaaattaatCAGAAATATAGAAGAAACATGCAATTTTATTTGTATAGCAATTAGggactcattattttttttccagttcaaaaTTCACAACATTCTAATGTTTGTTGTCCAAAGAATTAACATTAATTAAGTAGTCTATCATATAACTTGTTAAACTACAGGGATATAGCCATCTTTCCCCATAAACATGTGTCTGTATACTCCAAGGGCTTAAAATATCAAAGCACTTACTCTAGTAGGTTCTAGACATATCAACAACAtagcctaaggaaataatcagcgaCAAGCAGAGTTTAATAGAAACATATATAGCTAGGTGGAGTTCTTAATGCATGCTTCAGAATAATTGCAACTCTTTCTAGTTCTACCAGCCTTAAAAAGAGGGCTAATCTCATTAAGCTCAATATTAGCCtatttgaatttagttttgtcCTTTGCTCTATATTCTACAGAATATaactacaaaatattaataaagaaaggCACTTGAGAAATTCATCATGTCTACTGCcttcatatttcaaattttatttttttctactgttatTATGTACCTGCTGCCACTGAAGGCTGTTCTTATCAGACATTCTATTTTTTGTCATACATGAATTAACTTATGCCAGTCTCTTGCTAATGCTATGATGAAGGTTCTATCCCAACATCCCTGATTGACATTTGCAAAAACCCAGGCTTATGGCTGTGGTCAGAGTAGGTGGTATAATGTGAGTGTGGCTGGGTTTGTTTGAAAGCAGAgcccagggggtgcctgggtggctcagtaggttaagcagagGACTCTTGatgtcgactcaggtcatgatctcatggttggagagatcaagccccgtgttgggctctgtgctgacagtgtggagtctgcttgggattctcccccctccccctttctctgccccacttctcattcacatgcatgcatgtgctctcttcctttctctctctttcaaaataaatataaacttaaaaaaaaaaaaagcagagcccACATTCCTAATTATCATGCTACGCTGCCCAAAGTGCATGGCTTGCTCTTTTAGCTTTAATCACTAGGATCGAATTTTAAATCTGGAAGACGTATTCATTTTTCTGTAATATCAAACAAAATGTTTCAAACTTGGAGAAGACAAATACgaaagtggtattttttttttttttttgaagagtccTGGGCTTTCTATATAGTTTGCCAAAGTAAAATTGCAGGAGTCTGAGCTTTGAAAAAGTTATCAAGTAATGCTGTCCATTCTGCTAAATAACTGTTTCATTCAAGAATATTCAGAATTAAGACCTCTCTTACTTGCTTATAGGGCTTGAACGCATTGAACATTTTCTCACAAAgtcttttatttcaattccatATGTGAAGTTATAATGTCAAacttaattgaaaataattataagacTGCCATGAGATGTATAAGTAAAGGAGACCTTCACTGAAAAAAATGGTGTCAGAGGAAAAGACCCATTtataatttgataatattttacataaaacagCAAAGTCCATCTGTGCATTAGAATTTCTTATATCATTGCTTTTATTAACTTGAGGATTTGTGGTGGTTACAAGGTGCATGTCAAACAAAATCAGAGGGAaccttttgagaagaaaaatgcatCAATTAAAGCATTAAATATGGTGGTTATTTACTATTAATCAGAATATTTATGCACCACATTACTGCTAGAAGAACAAAGTTTACAGTGGAGGTGCCTATTAAGGAGTTTTGGATTCCTAACTCAAGAAACTTAAATCacctagaaataaaattacttataaGCATCTGTTAAAGTTCTCATAAAATCCAGCATTTATGATTTTGTATCTACCTTAGAACTCTATGGGTTATTTTATCAATCCCcctaatttttcaaaagtaattatttttctcatagcTTCCAATTACTCTCAGTAGGTTGTTCTGAAGCGACCACTATTTCAAAGTATTGCTAATATTTCTGTCATTTCCACATCTCTGGAATAGGGAAGTCCTCAAAATCATTGACGTATTTCACCTAAAGATTTATTTAAGAAGcattgttgtttcttgtttcatTGCATCCTTCCTGAAGTGGGTTTTTCCTGGAACTTTACGGCACATTGGAAACGCCTATGAAGTTTTTAACTCAATGTCCCGGTTCCCCCCACCAATTTAACCAGAACATTTGGGCCGTACCCAGGCATCAGCATTTGCAAAGCCCCCTGGGTGGTTCCAATGTACAGACATGTTTGGGAATAAGTAGCCTGAAGAGCGAATTTGTTAGAATGGCCAGCAGAGATCAACCATTCTTTGAAACTTAGTTTTACTTCTCTTTTGGGTTTGTTTGCCTGACCTATGGCTGAATTAGTTTGAATACTAATGACTCCACCAATGCAGTGGAATTCAAATTGGAGTATGGCTGTTTCTACTGACATGAAAAGACTCACCAAGGGTTATGTGGACAAGAATactttgaagaaaattaatttacagttcctccatttttttttatctgttcctTTCCAAATATCATTTGCCTGAGAAGACACTCGtactcttggtttttgtttgtatcGTCCCTTTTCAAAACCCACACTTCTCACACTTGACAAATGAAAGGC encodes the following:
- the LOC123602685 gene encoding olfactory receptor 1038 isoform X1 produces the protein MAETNITHVTEFILQGITDQPELQAPCFVVFFIIYLVTVLGNLGLITLIRIDARLHSPMYYFLSHLAFVDLCYSSAITPKMMVNFVVEINTIPFYACATQLGCFLTFMITECFLLASMAYDRYVAICSPLHYSTLMSKRLCIQLVAVPYIYSFLVALFHTIITFHLTYCGPNVINHFYCDDLPLLALSCSDTHVKEILIFAFAGFDMICSSSIVLTSYIFIIAAILRIRSTQGRRKAMSTCGSHMVTVTIFYGTLIFMYLQPKSNHSLDTDKMASVFYTVVIPMLNPLIYSLRNKEVKDASRKALDKSCETLKLLKLRK
- the LOC123602685 gene encoding olfactory receptor 1038 isoform X2; the protein is MAETNITHVTEFILQGITDQPELQAPCFVVFFIIYLVTVLGNLGLITLIRIDARLHSPMYYFLSHLAFVDLCYSSAITPKMMVNFVVEINTIPFYACATQLGCFLTFMITECFLLASMAYDRYVAICSPLHYSTLMSKRLCIQLVAVPYIYSFLVALFHTIITFHLTYCGPNVINHFYCDDLPLLALSCSDTHVKEILIFAFAGFDMICSSSIVLTSYIFIIAAILRIRSTQGRRKAMSTCGSHMVTVTIFYGTLIFMYLQPKSNHSLDTDKMASVFYTVVIPMLNPLIYSLRNKEVKDASRRFFF